One window of the Staphylococcus equorum genome contains the following:
- the dapB gene encoding 4-hydroxy-tetrahydrodipicolinate reductase, producing MKIVLIGYGAMNQRVARLAESKGHEIIGVIVRDATKDYPYPTFERIADAKEADVAIDFSNPELLLPLLDEDFNLPLVIATTGEKEEIINKLQALSNQMPVFFSANMSYGVHALTKILEAAVPLLQDFDIELTEAHHNKKVDAPSGTLVKLYDVIDDLREKSTPVYDRHEHTEKRTQDEIGIHSIRGGTIVGEHDVLFAGTDETIEITHRAQSKDIFANGAIGAAEKLINKANDYYTFDNL from the coding sequence ATGAAGATAGTATTAATAGGCTATGGTGCGATGAATCAACGTGTCGCAAGATTAGCTGAATCAAAAGGACATGAAATAATTGGTGTTATTGTACGAGATGCTACCAAGGATTACCCGTACCCTACATTTGAACGTATTGCAGATGCTAAAGAAGCAGATGTTGCAATAGATTTCTCAAACCCAGAACTGTTATTACCATTATTGGATGAAGACTTTAATTTACCATTAGTAATAGCAACGACTGGTGAAAAAGAAGAAATAATCAATAAACTTCAAGCGTTAAGTAATCAAATGCCAGTCTTTTTCAGTGCGAATATGAGTTATGGTGTACATGCTTTAACAAAAATTTTAGAAGCGGCAGTGCCCCTATTACAAGATTTTGACATTGAACTTACGGAAGCACATCATAATAAAAAAGTGGATGCGCCAAGTGGTACATTAGTAAAATTATATGATGTGATTGATGACTTGCGAGAAAAATCTACACCAGTCTATGATAGACATGAGCATACTGAAAAACGCACACAAGATGAAATCGGTATCCATTCCATTCGGGGTGGCACGATTGTAGGAGAACATGACGTGCTATTTGCTGGTACTGATGAGACAATAGAGATTACGCATCGAGCACAGTCAAAAGATATTTTTGCAAATGGTGCAATTGGTGCAGCAGAAAAATTAATCAATAAGGCAAATGACTATTATACATTTGATAACCTATAA
- the dapA gene encoding 4-hydroxy-tetrahydrodipicolinate synthase, with product MGHIFEGVGVALTTPFTHNEVDYDALRRHLKYLIENDVKSIVVNGTTAENPALTDGEKDQILEAVVNYVDGRIPVIAGTGTNNTQKSIQASVRAKEMGADAIMLITPYYNKTNQRGLIAHFTKIADAIKLPVVLYNVPSRTNMTIEPDTVETLSKNEYIIALKDATNDFEYLEEVKKRINLNDFALYSGNDDNVVNYFNKDGHGVISVVANVIPKSFQALYDAKQNGEDIEKQFQPIQTLLDALAVDVNPIPVKALTAVEGFGNYEVRLPLVPLEDEDRKTLENAYEQFKAGDKA from the coding sequence ATGGGACATATTTTTGAAGGCGTAGGTGTCGCTTTAACAACACCTTTTACACACAATGAAGTAGATTATGATGCACTTAGAAGACATTTGAAATATTTAATTGAAAATGATGTGAAATCGATTGTTGTAAATGGTACTACAGCTGAAAATCCAGCATTAACTGATGGCGAAAAAGATCAAATACTAGAAGCAGTCGTAAATTATGTAGATGGACGCATTCCTGTAATTGCTGGAACAGGTACGAATAATACACAAAAATCAATTCAAGCTTCAGTTCGTGCTAAAGAAATGGGTGCAGATGCAATTATGCTGATCACACCCTACTACAATAAGACGAATCAACGTGGTTTAATTGCTCATTTTACGAAAATAGCAGATGCAATTAAATTACCAGTCGTGTTATACAATGTGCCTTCTCGTACAAATATGACTATAGAACCAGATACAGTTGAAACATTAAGCAAGAATGAATATATTATTGCATTAAAAGATGCGACCAACGATTTTGAATATTTAGAAGAAGTAAAAAAACGTATCAACTTAAATGACTTTGCGCTTTATAGTGGTAATGATGACAATGTAGTTAACTATTTTAATAAAGATGGACATGGCGTTATCTCAGTAGTTGCTAACGTGATCCCAAAATCTTTTCAAGCGTTATACGATGCAAAACAAAATGGAGAAGATATTGAAAAACAATTCCAACCGATTCAAACATTGTTAGATGCATTAGCAGTGGATGTGAACCCTATTCCAGTGAAGGCACTCACAGCGGTAGAAGGTTTCGGAAATTATGAGGTGCGTTTACCACTTGTACCTTTAGAAGATGAAGACCGTAAAACGTTAGAAAATGCGTACGAACAATTTAAAGCAGGTGACAAAGCATGA
- a CDS encoding aspartate-semialdehyde dehydrogenase, whose translation MTKLALAGATGLVGRKMLETIDRKGVEFDELVLFSSARSAGENIEFQGKNYTVRELTEDAAKESFDYVLMSAGGSTSEHFSPIFEQAGAIVIDNSSQWRMTEGVDLIVPEVNEPVLDRKIIANPNCSTIQSVVPLKPLQEQFGLKRVAYTTYQAVSGSGVKGKQDLAEGANGKAPEAYPHPIYNNVLPHIDTFLEDGYTKEEQKMIDETRKILKDDELKVTATCVRVPVQDSHSVHMSVTLEKEATVSAIQELFENDDRVVLEDDPQNNVYPLAINSTDRDEIFVGRIRRDETLDNTFHVWCTSDNLLKGAALNAVQILEQVMSLKGVK comes from the coding sequence ATGACAAAATTAGCATTGGCAGGCGCAACAGGATTAGTAGGAAGAAAAATGTTAGAAACAATAGATCGCAAAGGCGTTGAATTTGATGAGTTAGTGTTGTTCTCTTCGGCTCGCTCAGCAGGTGAAAACATTGAATTTCAAGGTAAAAACTACACTGTTAGAGAATTGACGGAAGACGCAGCTAAGGAATCATTTGATTATGTATTAATGAGTGCTGGCGGTAGCACAAGTGAACACTTCTCCCCTATTTTTGAACAAGCGGGTGCAATTGTCATTGATAATTCAAGTCAATGGAGAATGACTGAAGGTGTAGACTTAATCGTTCCAGAGGTTAACGAGCCTGTATTAGATAGAAAAATTATTGCAAATCCAAATTGCTCAACAATACAATCAGTCGTACCACTTAAACCATTACAAGAACAATTTGGCTTGAAACGTGTTGCATATACGACATACCAAGCGGTTTCAGGTTCTGGGGTAAAAGGTAAACAAGATTTAGCAGAAGGAGCAAATGGTAAAGCGCCTGAAGCATATCCACACCCTATTTATAATAATGTGTTACCCCATATAGATACTTTCCTTGAAGATGGGTATACAAAAGAAGAACAAAAAATGATAGACGAGACACGTAAAATCTTAAAAGATGATGAATTAAAAGTTACAGCTACTTGTGTACGTGTGCCAGTCCAAGACAGTCATAGTGTTCACATGAGTGTAACGTTAGAAAAAGAAGCTACAGTGAGTGCAATCCAAGAATTATTTGAAAATGATGACCGTGTGGTACTTGAAGATGATCCACAAAATAATGTATATCCATTAGCGATTAATTCTACTGACAGAGATGAAATTTTTGTAGGACGTATTCGCCGTGATGAAACATTAGATAATACATTCCACGTATGGTGTACTTCTGACAACTTATTGAAAGGTGCGGCATTGAATGCAGTGCAAATACTTGAACAAGTTATGAGCTTGAAAGGAGTAAAATAA
- a CDS encoding aspartate kinase, with translation MNRSVLKFGGSSVSDFTKIKNIAEMLKIRVDQGEQLIVVVSAMGKTTDELMANVSALTTNPKDQELALLLTTGEQQTVSYLSMVLNDIGVNAKAMTGYQAGIKTIGHHLKSRIAEINPDTFEIAFTENDVLVVAGFQGINESLEVTTLGRGGSDTTAVALAASNDTACEIYTDVDGVYATDPRLYKEAKRLEYVSYEEMMEMSALGAGVLETRSVELANNYNIPLYLGRTLSNVKGTWIMSQAELLEKKAVTGVALDTHMMHVTISYPLPDNRLLTELFTQLEEGSVNVDMISQIINLEGLQMSFTIKDTDAFQISTILETLKEQFNALDFKINEEYVKISLIGSGMRDISGVASKAFITLIENDISFYQTTTSEISISCVIDAENGERAVRALYQAFDI, from the coding sequence TTGAACAGAAGTGTTTTGAAATTTGGAGGTTCTTCAGTAAGTGATTTTACCAAAATAAAAAATATAGCGGAAATGTTGAAAATAAGAGTTGATCAAGGTGAACAGCTTATTGTTGTTGTTAGTGCCATGGGCAAGACAACAGATGAGCTTATGGCTAATGTCTCTGCATTAACTACCAACCCTAAAGATCAAGAACTTGCACTATTATTAACTACGGGTGAACAACAGACAGTTTCTTACTTATCTATGGTTTTAAATGATATCGGTGTAAACGCCAAAGCGATGACCGGATATCAAGCGGGTATTAAGACAATTGGACATCATTTAAAAAGTCGAATAGCAGAAATTAATCCTGATACATTCGAAATCGCATTTACAGAAAATGATGTTTTGGTAGTTGCTGGTTTCCAAGGCATAAATGAATCGCTTGAAGTGACGACGTTAGGTCGAGGTGGTTCAGATACTACTGCTGTTGCCTTAGCAGCAAGTAACGACACGGCATGTGAGATTTATACCGATGTCGATGGTGTCTATGCTACTGACCCAAGATTATATAAAGAAGCAAAACGACTTGAATACGTTTCTTATGAAGAAATGATGGAGATGAGCGCATTAGGTGCAGGTGTGTTAGAAACAAGAAGCGTCGAATTAGCAAACAACTATAATATTCCGCTTTATTTAGGAAGAACTTTATCAAATGTGAAAGGAACATGGATTATGTCACAAGCAGAATTATTAGAAAAAAAAGCAGTTACAGGTGTGGCGTTAGATACACATATGATGCACGTTACAATTAGTTATCCCTTACCAGATAATAGATTACTTACTGAGCTTTTTACTCAATTGGAAGAAGGTTCAGTAAATGTTGATATGATTTCTCAGATTATTAACTTGGAAGGATTACAAATGTCCTTTACTATTAAAGATACAGATGCTTTTCAGATTTCAACTATATTAGAAACTTTAAAAGAACAATTTAATGCATTAGACTTCAAGATTAATGAAGAATACGTTAAAATCTCTTTAATTGGCTCTGGTATGCGTGATATTTCTGGTGTAGCATCAAAAGCATTCATTACTTTAATTGAAAACGATATTTCTTTTTATCAAACTACAACATCAGAAATAAGCATTTCATGTGTAATAGATGCTGAGAATGGCGAACGAGCTGTTCGAGCCCTTTATCAAGCTTTTGATATCTGA
- a CDS encoding aldo/keto reductase encodes MENLNMIDGQLLPQIGFGTYKLNGAQGVHAIVNALNQGYRILDTAYNYENEGTVGKAIERSHVSRDQIIVTSKLPGRYQDYDAALTAIQESIYRLNVDYIDLYLIHWPNPRHNKYVEAWQAMIDAQKAGLIKSIGVCNFLPEHIEKLEKETGVLPTVNQIELHPYFNQQDMIEYHNKKGIITEAWSPLGRASEVIKDKDIAVIAEKYNKTIPQIILRWHVQLGVVPIPKSTSITRQIQNLNVFDFNLEVEDVEKINNLSQKDGRLKGQDPAIYEEF; translated from the coding sequence ATGGAAAATTTAAATATGATTGATGGACAACTTTTACCACAAATCGGTTTCGGTACATATAAATTAAATGGTGCGCAAGGCGTACATGCAATCGTTAATGCGTTAAATCAAGGATACAGAATCTTAGATACAGCCTATAACTATGAAAATGAAGGTACAGTGGGTAAAGCAATTGAAAGAAGTCATGTTTCAAGAGATCAAATCATTGTCACTTCGAAATTACCAGGTCGTTATCAAGACTATGATGCAGCATTAACAGCTATACAAGAATCTATTTATCGATTAAATGTCGATTATATTGATTTATATTTAATTCATTGGCCAAATCCAAGACACAATAAATATGTTGAAGCTTGGCAAGCGATGATTGATGCTCAAAAAGCGGGACTAATTAAATCTATTGGTGTTTGTAATTTCTTACCAGAACATATAGAAAAATTAGAAAAAGAAACTGGTGTCTTACCAACAGTGAATCAGATTGAATTACATCCGTATTTTAATCAACAAGATATGATTGAGTATCATAATAAAAAAGGAATTATTACAGAAGCATGGAGTCCATTAGGTCGTGCATCTGAAGTAATAAAAGATAAAGATATCGCTGTAATTGCCGAAAAATATAATAAAACAATACCTCAAATTATATTAAGATGGCACGTTCAATTAGGTGTAGTACCAATTCCAAAATCTACTTCTATAACGAGACAAATTCAGAATCTAAATGTTTTTGATTTTAACTTAGAAGTTGAAGACGTAGAAAAGATAAACAACTTATCTCAAAAAGATGGTAGATTAAAAGGTCAAGACCCTGCAATATATGAAGAATTTTAA
- a CDS encoding ABC-F family ATP-binding cassette domain-containing protein, with amino-acid sequence MLQVTDVSLRFGDRKLFEDVNIKFTDGNCYGLIGANGAGKSTFLKILSGELDAQTGHVSMGKDERLAVLKQDHFAFEDERVIDVVVKGHERLYEVMKEKDEIYMKPDFSDEDGIRAAELEGEFAEMDGWNAEADAGTLLSGLGIKADLQDKTMSELENNQKVKVLLAQSLFGKPDVLLLDEPTNGLDIPAISWLEDFLINFENTVIVVSHDRHFLNNVCTHIADLDYGKIKLFVGNYDFWYQSSQLAMKMAQDQNKKKEEKVKELQDFVARFSANASKSKQATSRKKQLEKIEIDDIQPSSRRYPFVKFTPEREIGNDLLHVDNVSKTIDGVKILDNISFSMDPNDKAVLVGDSEFAKSTLLKILAGEMEPDEGTVRWGVTTSQSFLPKDNSFYFDGVDTNLVDWLRQYAPEDEQTETFLRGFLGRMLFSGEEVKKKASVLSGGEKVRCMLSKMMLSSSNVLLLDEPTNHLDLESITAVNDGLKSFKGSIIFTSYDFEFINTIANRVIDLNPTGGLSKETTYRAYLEETGVLK; translated from the coding sequence ATGTTACAAGTTACTGATGTAAGTTTGCGATTTGGTGATCGTAAGCTATTTGAAGATGTAAATATTAAATTTACAGATGGCAATTGTTATGGATTAATAGGAGCTAATGGCGCAGGTAAATCAACGTTCTTAAAGATTTTATCGGGTGAATTAGACGCTCAAACTGGTCATGTTTCTATGGGGAAAGACGAACGTTTAGCAGTTTTAAAACAGGATCACTTTGCATTTGAAGATGAACGTGTAATTGATGTTGTTGTTAAAGGACACGAACGTTTATATGAAGTAATGAAAGAAAAAGATGAAATCTATATGAAACCAGACTTCAGTGATGAAGATGGTATTAGAGCTGCAGAACTAGAAGGCGAATTTGCTGAAATGGACGGCTGGAATGCCGAAGCAGATGCGGGTACCCTACTTTCTGGACTAGGTATCAAAGCAGACCTACAAGATAAAACAATGTCTGAATTAGAAAACAATCAAAAAGTTAAAGTGTTATTAGCACAAAGTCTTTTTGGTAAACCTGACGTATTATTACTAGATGAGCCTACCAATGGTTTAGATATCCCTGCAATAAGCTGGTTAGAAGATTTCTTAATTAATTTTGAAAACACAGTTATTGTTGTGTCTCATGATAGACACTTTTTAAATAATGTTTGTACGCATATTGCTGACTTAGATTATGGCAAAATTAAATTGTTTGTTGGTAACTATGATTTCTGGTACCAATCAAGTCAACTTGCTATGAAAATGGCTCAAGATCAAAACAAGAAAAAAGAAGAAAAAGTTAAAGAATTACAAGATTTCGTGGCACGTTTCTCTGCAAACGCCTCTAAATCAAAACAAGCAACAAGTCGTAAGAAACAATTAGAAAAAATCGAGATTGATGATATTCAACCTTCTTCTCGTCGTTATCCTTTTGTGAAATTCACACCTGAACGTGAAATTGGTAATGATTTATTACATGTCGACAATGTTTCTAAAACAATCGACGGCGTAAAGATATTAGATAATATTTCATTCTCTATGGATCCTAACGATAAAGCTGTATTAGTTGGTGATAGTGAATTTGCTAAATCAACATTACTTAAAATCTTAGCTGGTGAAATGGAACCAGATGAAGGTACAGTAAGATGGGGCGTAACAACTTCTCAAAGTTTCTTACCTAAAGATAACTCATTCTACTTCGATGGTGTAGATACAAACTTAGTTGACTGGTTACGTCAATACGCACCTGAAGATGAACAAACAGAGACATTTTTACGTGGATTCCTAGGACGTATGCTATTTAGCGGTGAAGAAGTTAAGAAAAAAGCGAGTGTCTTATCTGGTGGAGAGAAAGTACGTTGTATGCTAAGTAAAATGATGTTATCAAGTTCTAACGTGTTACTACTGGATGAACCTACAAACCATTTAGACTTAGAAAGTATTACTGCAGTCAATGATGGCTTGAAATCATTCAAAGGTTCTATTATCTTTACATCTTATGACTTTGAATTCATCAATACGATTGCAAACCGTGTCATTGATTTAAATCCAACTGGTGGTCTTTCTAAAGAAACGACTTATAGAGCCTATTTAGAAGAAACTGGTGTATTAAAATAA
- the cvfB gene encoding RNA-binding virulence regulatory protein CvfB, which translates to MAQDEKDIVGSIEFLEVVGLEGSTYKLKGPNGEEVKLNQSEVKDEDELNIGEEYSFFIYPNRSGALFATQNMPDVTTDKYDFVKVLKVDRDGAHVDVGLPREVLIPWEDLPKVKSVWPVQGDELFVTLRIDRDNNMFARLATETIVEQTYKSVFDNELKNKIIEARPYRLLRIGSFLLSKEGYKIFVHETERKEEPRLGENVKVRIIGQNDKGELNGSFLPLAHERLDDDGQNIFDLLVEYDGELPFSDKSSPEAIKEIFNMSKGSFKRAIGHLYKNKIITIDSGKIALTKKGWERIEK; encoded by the coding sequence ATGGCCCAAGATGAAAAAGATATTGTAGGTTCTATAGAATTTCTTGAAGTTGTTGGATTAGAAGGTTCAACATATAAGTTAAAAGGACCAAACGGAGAAGAAGTTAAACTCAATCAATCCGAAGTAAAAGATGAAGATGAATTAAATATAGGGGAAGAATATAGTTTCTTTATTTACCCAAATAGATCAGGTGCATTATTTGCTACACAAAATATGCCTGACGTAACGACTGATAAATACGACTTTGTAAAAGTATTAAAAGTTGATCGCGATGGTGCACATGTCGATGTAGGTTTACCAAGAGAAGTATTAATACCTTGGGAAGATTTACCAAAAGTTAAATCAGTTTGGCCAGTACAAGGTGATGAGTTATTCGTTACGTTACGTATTGATAGAGATAACAATATGTTCGCACGTTTAGCAACAGAAACAATAGTAGAACAAACATATAAGTCTGTTTTCGATAATGAATTGAAAAATAAAATCATCGAAGCAAGACCATATCGTTTATTACGCATAGGTAGTTTCTTACTATCAAAAGAGGGTTATAAAATATTCGTTCATGAAACAGAACGTAAAGAGGAACCACGTCTCGGTGAAAATGTAAAAGTCCGTATCATTGGTCAAAACGATAAAGGTGAATTGAACGGTTCATTTTTACCACTTGCACACGAAAGACTTGATGATGATGGTCAAAATATTTTTGACTTACTCGTAGAGTACGATGGGGAATTACCTTTCTCAGACAAATCGAGTCCCGAAGCTATTAAAGAAATTTTTAATATGAGTAAAGGTTCGTTCAAAAGAGCAATCGGGCACTTATATAAAAACAAAATTATCACGATAGACTCTGGTAAAATCGCTTTAACTAAAAAAGGTTGGGAAAGAATAGAAAAGTAA
- a CDS encoding PstS family phosphate ABC transporter substrate-binding protein, with protein MKKWQVFGTTVIGSSLLLGACGGGNAGSGGGEGEVKGDGSSTVGPIIEKLNEKFAEENSDVTVSSGTSGTGGGFEKFISGNTDFSNASRPIKDEEKKKLEDKGIKYNEFEVAKDGVTIAVNKENDFVNELTKDQLKDIYSGEAKSWKDVNPEWPDKEIKSFSPDQSHGTYDFFTEEVMDDGDIKAEKNADTNVIVQSVQKNEQGIGYFGYNFFEENKDKLKAVEIKDDSGEVTKPTKESIQNGSYALSRPLFIYTNEKKLKENEGFQDFMKFIFEDKGKSAEEAGFVALPEKDYQKQLDELKEITGKESKDKEEDK; from the coding sequence ATGAAAAAATGGCAAGTATTTGGAACTACAGTAATTGGCTCTTCACTTTTATTAGGCGCTTGTGGCGGCGGAAATGCTGGTTCTGGTGGCGGCGAAGGCGAAGTTAAAGGCGACGGTTCATCAACAGTAGGTCCAATCATTGAAAAATTAAACGAAAAATTTGCTGAAGAAAATTCCGATGTTACAGTTTCATCTGGTACATCTGGTACTGGTGGCGGATTCGAAAAATTCATTTCAGGGAATACTGATTTTTCAAACGCATCTAGACCAATAAAAGATGAAGAGAAGAAAAAATTAGAAGATAAAGGTATTAAATATAATGAATTTGAAGTTGCAAAAGATGGCGTAACAATTGCAGTTAATAAAGAAAACGATTTTGTAAACGAATTAACTAAAGATCAATTGAAAGATATTTATTCTGGCGAAGCAAAATCATGGAAAGATGTTAATCCTGAATGGCCAGATAAAGAAATTAAATCATTTTCTCCAGACCAATCACATGGTACGTATGATTTCTTCACTGAAGAAGTTATGGATGACGGAGATATCAAAGCAGAGAAAAACGCTGATACAAACGTAATCGTTCAATCAGTTCAAAAAAATGAACAAGGTATTGGTTACTTCGGTTATAATTTCTTTGAAGAAAATAAAGATAAATTAAAAGCCGTTGAAATCAAAGATGATAGTGGTGAAGTTACTAAACCAACTAAAGAATCAATTCAAAATGGCTCATATGCTTTAAGTAGACCACTGTTCATTTATACAAACGAGAAAAAACTAAAAGAAAATGAAGGATTCCAAGATTTCATGAAATTTATCTTTGAAGACAAAGGTAAATCAGCTGAAGAAGCAGGATTTGTAGCTCTACCAGAAAAAGATTACCAAAAACAACTAGATGAATTAAAAGAGATTACTGGTAAAGAAAGCAAAGACAAAGAAGAAGATAAATAA
- the pstC gene encoding phosphate ABC transporter permease subunit PstC — protein sequence MANKNRSVSEMIEKNNANKKGASDKIVPIILGTIAIFSILATIGIVVTLLTETITFFTRIPITEFLFSMEWTPFSSDPKFGIWPLILGTLKITVIATIVAVPLGLGAALYLSEYASPRAKSIIKPILEILSGIPTIVFGFFALTFVTPLIRGIFPDIGSFNSISPGLVVGVMIIPLISSMSEDAMSSVPNKMREGALGLGATKFEVATKVILPAATSGIMASIVLAISRAIGETMIVSLAAGSTPSASLDITGSIQTMTGYIVQVATGDATFGTDTYYSIYAVGFTLFLFTLAMNLISQWITKRFREEY from the coding sequence ATGGCGAATAAAAACCGCTCCGTAAGCGAAATGATAGAAAAAAACAATGCCAATAAAAAAGGTGCAAGTGATAAAATTGTTCCAATTATTTTAGGTACAATAGCAATTTTTTCTATATTAGCGACAATCGGTATTGTAGTCACATTATTAACAGAAACCATTACGTTTTTCACACGTATTCCTATTACAGAATTTCTCTTTTCGATGGAATGGACACCATTCTCATCTGATCCTAAATTTGGAATTTGGCCATTAATATTAGGTACGTTGAAGATAACTGTAATAGCTACAATCGTAGCAGTGCCATTAGGTCTGGGTGCAGCACTTTACTTAAGTGAATATGCTTCGCCACGTGCTAAAAGTATTATCAAACCAATATTAGAAATATTATCTGGTATTCCAACAATCGTATTCGGTTTCTTTGCTCTAACATTTGTTACACCGTTAATACGTGGAATCTTTCCAGACATAGGCAGTTTCAACTCTATTAGTCCAGGTCTTGTAGTTGGTGTAATGATTATTCCATTAATATCAAGTATGAGTGAAGATGCAATGTCATCGGTACCAAACAAAATGCGTGAAGGTGCACTAGGTTTAGGTGCTACAAAATTTGAAGTAGCAACTAAAGTTATTTTACCAGCTGCAACTTCAGGTATTATGGCCTCAATTGTATTAGCGATTTCACGTGCAATTGGCGAAACTATGATCGTATCTCTTGCTGCAGGTAGTACACCGAGTGCATCACTAGATATAACAGGCTCTATCCAAACAATGACAGGTTATATCGTTCAAGTAGCAACAGGTGATGCAACATTTGGTACTGATACTTACTATAGTATCTATGCGGTAGGATTCACTTTATTCTTATTCACATTAGCAATGAATTTGATTTCTCAATGGATTACGAAACGTTTCAGAGAGGAGTATTAA
- the pstA gene encoding phosphate ABC transporter permease PstA gives MTETNKNVLVDQQTVEKKLSGRLTTNKVNKWAFFACTMVGLLVLAALLIDTLIKGAGHLTPSFFTNFSSSTPSMAGIKGAFIGTIWLMVTIIPITITLGVGTAIYLEEYAKENALTNFIKVSISNLAGVPSVVFGLLGLTIFVRGMGIDSIALGNSVLAAALTMSLLILPVIIVASQEAIRSVPSSVKEASYGLGANKWQTIRRVVLPAAIPGILTGFILALSRALGETAPLILIGIPTILLQLPSTIFDQFQALPMSIYSWTKLPQEEFQNVASAGIIVLLVILLLMNAIAIFLRNKYSKKY, from the coding sequence ATGACTGAAACAAACAAAAATGTGCTCGTAGACCAACAAACAGTTGAAAAGAAACTCTCTGGAAGGTTAACGACAAATAAAGTTAATAAATGGGCTTTCTTTGCCTGTACAATGGTTGGTTTGCTTGTATTAGCGGCATTACTCATTGATACACTTATAAAAGGTGCTGGACACTTAACTCCATCATTTTTCACTAATTTCTCATCATCAACGCCTTCAATGGCAGGGATTAAAGGTGCTTTTATCGGTACTATATGGTTAATGGTTACTATTATCCCGATAACAATTACTTTAGGTGTTGGTACTGCAATATATTTAGAAGAATATGCTAAAGAAAATGCACTTACAAACTTTATTAAAGTGAGTATCTCAAACTTAGCTGGTGTACCTTCAGTCGTGTTTGGTTTACTCGGTCTTACAATTTTTGTAAGAGGTATGGGTATCGATTCAATTGCACTCGGCAACTCTGTTTTAGCGGCTGCATTAACAATGTCGTTACTTATCTTACCGGTAATCATTGTAGCTAGCCAAGAAGCAATCAGATCTGTACCTAGTTCTGTAAAGGAAGCTTCATACGGACTAGGTGCCAACAAATGGCAAACAATACGCCGTGTTGTGTTACCAGCGGCGATTCCTGGTATTTTGACAGGTTTCATCTTAGCACTATCTCGTGCATTAGGTGAGACAGCACCATTAATTTTAATTGGTATACCAACGATTTTATTACAGCTACCATCTACAATATTCGATCAATTCCAAGCGTTACCAATGTCAATTTATAGCTGGACAAAATTACCACAAGAAGAATTCCAAAACGTTGCATCGGCAGGAATTATCGTATTACTCGTTATATTACTATTAATGAATGCAATAGCGATATTCTTAAGAAATAAATATAGTAAAAAATACTAA